In a genomic window of Nostoc sp. UHCC 0870:
- a CDS encoding RNA-guided endonuclease InsQ/TnpB family protein, protein MKRVDYAFERWFKGLGKRPKYKSIRHYSGWTYPAKSGYSVESNGANGYLNLSKIGRIQMRGQAKYWGNPTTCIIVYRNGKWYASITVDVLDQVLQPDILPTGAVGIDLGCKSALSITDGENHQQIEAPKFLRNAEHLIKKASKDKRRKQAPNRKKKIKASRRWKKAQNKVSKLTRKVANQRQNWVHQVAVEIISCNSFIATEKLEVKNMSSKAKKGKRKKQKAGLNKSILDVGFGILRSTIKYKVEQIGGVFVEVPTKKVKPSQTCPKCGHQHKKTLDIRVHECSVCRYVQDRDIAAAEVMLYWAKGNLPESGTGFVVAESPSSTASTSKCKQAGSMRQLGAKKRQKSQSNFAKNGLEGVETSRSSVRAASRSEAS, encoded by the coding sequence TTGAAGCGTGTAGACTATGCCTTTGAACGCTGGTTTAAAGGATTAGGTAAACGTCCTAAATACAAATCAATTCGGCATTATTCAGGTTGGACTTATCCAGCGAAAAGCGGATACTCAGTAGAATCCAATGGTGCAAATGGTTATTTGAACTTGTCTAAAATTGGACGTATTCAGATGCGGGGTCAAGCTAAGTATTGGGGAAATCCAACTACTTGCATAATTGTTTACCGTAACGGTAAATGGTACGCATCTATTACAGTTGATGTTTTAGACCAAGTTCTTCAGCCAGATATTTTACCAACTGGTGCTGTTGGAATAGATTTAGGATGTAAGTCAGCACTCTCAATTACTGATGGTGAGAATCATCAACAAATTGAAGCACCAAAATTTTTGAGGAATGCCGAACATCTAATCAAAAAGGCTTCTAAGGATAAAAGACGAAAACAAGCACCAAATAGAAAGAAAAAAATCAAAGCCTCTAGAAGATGGAAGAAAGCCCAAAACAAAGTTAGTAAACTAACTCGTAAAGTTGCCAACCAACGTCAAAATTGGGTTCATCAGGTAGCAGTAGAAATAATTAGCTGTAATAGCTTCATTGCCACCGAAAAGCTAGAGGTCAAGAATATGTCTAGTAAAGCTAAGAAAGGTAAGCGCAAAAAGCAAAAAGCAGGTTTGAATAAGTCAATACTGGATGTTGGTTTTGGAATACTTCGTAGCACTATCAAGTACAAAGTTGAGCAAATTGGTGGTGTATTTGTAGAAGTTCCAACCAAAAAAGTCAAGCCTAGCCAAACTTGTCCTAAATGCGGTCATCAGCACAAGAAAACACTCGATATTAGAGTTCACGAGTGTAGTGTTTGTAGGTATGTGCAGGATCGAGACATTGCTGCTGCCGAAGTTATGCTTTATTGGGCTAAAGGTAATCTACCGGAGTCGGGAACTGGCTTCGTAGTCGCAGAGTCGCCTAGCTCTACCGCATCTACTAGCAAGTGTAAGCAAGCTGGATCGATGCGGCAACTAGGGGCGAAGAAGCGACAAAAATCTCAAAGTAACTTTGCTAAAAACGGGTTAGAGGGCGTAGAAACCTCTCGCTCAAGCGTTCGCGCAGCGTCACGAAGTGAAGCCAGCTAG
- a CDS encoding alpha/beta fold hydrolase, whose protein sequence is MKDWWQATFPQGRQSVVISDVNGYPVQIAYGERGTGKPLFLLHGMGSWSYNWRYSIAPLSKHFRVICFDAKGFGFSDKPWLRREKGGHQVIELQRIVQALCDEPAIIVGESIGGLISLALAQKNPQLVGRLIVINAPIFTESLPHWAMEILAQTPIEVLQAIDDLRLAYLFAPLVREVMGIERRKVLFDPSILTQEDVYWITYPFIELPGTLVKVAEELQIAAREIKHWQANKPNMLTQIQENLDKINCPTLVLWGDRDSWFPASHGEKLHQSLPNSQFQILDNCCHDASTGAAKVVNQSILKFLKDTNFF, encoded by the coding sequence ATGAAAGATTGGTGGCAAGCAACTTTTCCCCAAGGGCGGCAAAGTGTAGTTATTAGCGATGTTAATGGTTATCCTGTGCAAATTGCATATGGTGAGAGAGGTACAGGTAAACCACTATTTTTACTACATGGCATGGGTAGTTGGAGTTATAATTGGCGTTATAGCATAGCTCCATTATCTAAACATTTTCGAGTCATTTGTTTTGATGCCAAAGGGTTCGGATTTTCTGATAAACCTTGGTTGCGCCGTGAGAAAGGTGGGCATCAAGTGATTGAGTTACAAAGGATTGTGCAAGCATTATGTGATGAACCAGCTATCATTGTTGGCGAATCAATTGGGGGATTAATTTCCTTAGCTTTAGCTCAAAAAAATCCCCAATTGGTAGGACGGTTAATTGTAATTAATGCCCCAATTTTTACTGAAAGTCTACCTCATTGGGCAATGGAAATACTTGCTCAAACCCCAATAGAAGTATTACAAGCAATTGACGATTTACGTTTGGCTTATTTGTTTGCGCCGCTAGTGCGAGAGGTTATGGGCATAGAAAGGCGCAAAGTGCTATTTGATCCCTCTATTCTCACCCAAGAAGATGTTTATTGGATTACTTATCCATTTATTGAACTGCCTGGTACTCTGGTCAAAGTGGCAGAAGAATTACAAATAGCAGCCAGAGAAATTAAGCATTGGCAAGCCAACAAACCCAATATGCTCACTCAAATTCAAGAGAATTTGGACAAGATTAATTGTCCCACATTAGTTTTGTGGGGCGATCGCGATAGTTGGTTTCCGGCTAGTCATGGCGAAAAATTACATCAATCCCTACCCAATTCCCAATTCCAAATCTTGGATAACTGCTGTCACGATGCCTCAACTGGTGCGGCAAAAGTAGTCAATCAGTCAATCCTGAAGTTTCTCAAAGATACAAATTTTTTCTAA
- a CDS encoding DUF389 domain-containing protein, with translation MFRDWFADNLGVSQARKEQVYLDICSSISLEDASYWIQVLFAAGIATLGLVLNSPAVIIGAMLISPLMGGILANGLALAAGDVVLAMRALLNLLLSCALAIAFAVLLVSLLPFKEMTSEIAARTRPNILDLFVALFSGAVGSVAICKEAKGVATSIPGVAIAVALMPPLCVVGYGIGIAISINPVKGLQVASGGGLLFFTNLVAITFTAMLVFLSLHIDNLQVKEKVREWRNTHPESIWMQGILERLPAYQKLKKIGSLPGRLLLIFMTIGAIMFPLNQSLNQLRREITLQQQENRVRRSAIDIWQQQFANFSNGETRSYIGNISTSEKNNKLTVQLQVFSSKEYTSDEQNNFIQQLASRLGKPTELVALKLIEIPTASSELLRPIPEDKPPEPVITVAQLQSSFLQEVQSALGEMRLPQPAQMINYELITIPYEPLRIRLVYLSERDIEKDAQVLLADNVRSKLDYQSALVSMQRIATNLGVISFERDQSTLTPDNAKLLDRAGQILQQFPNLQLEIMVNQELEEQQEIVQLRSQTITDYLKTNWQINSDRLILGVGTEPQRSTILKLTVKSLRKPPIETIPETF, from the coding sequence ATGTTTAGAGACTGGTTTGCAGACAACTTGGGAGTTAGTCAAGCTCGCAAAGAACAAGTATACCTAGATATATGCAGTTCAATCAGCTTAGAAGATGCCAGCTATTGGATTCAGGTTTTATTTGCAGCAGGTATTGCTACTTTGGGGCTGGTCTTAAATAGCCCAGCCGTAATTATTGGCGCGATGTTGATTTCTCCCTTGATGGGGGGTATTTTAGCCAATGGACTGGCTCTAGCTGCGGGTGATGTGGTTTTAGCCATGCGGGCGTTGCTCAATCTGTTGCTGAGTTGTGCGCTGGCGATCGCCTTTGCTGTCTTACTGGTATCTTTGCTGCCATTTAAGGAAATGACCAGTGAAATTGCGGCTAGGACTCGACCGAATATTTTAGATTTGTTTGTGGCTTTATTTTCAGGTGCGGTGGGTTCAGTAGCAATTTGCAAAGAAGCGAAGGGGGTAGCCACTTCAATTCCTGGTGTAGCGATCGCAGTTGCATTAATGCCACCATTATGTGTTGTTGGTTATGGTATCGGTATTGCCATCAGCATTAATCCTGTGAAGGGATTACAGGTGGCTAGTGGTGGAGGCTTACTATTTTTTACCAACTTAGTAGCAATTACCTTCACTGCAATGCTAGTTTTCCTCAGTCTGCATATTGACAATCTTCAGGTTAAAGAAAAAGTACGGGAATGGCGTAATACACATCCAGAAAGTATCTGGATGCAGGGTATTTTAGAACGACTACCTGCTTACCAAAAACTGAAAAAAATCGGTAGTCTACCTGGTAGATTACTGCTAATTTTTATGACAATTGGGGCGATTATGTTCCCACTCAACCAATCTCTCAACCAACTGAGAAGGGAAATTACTCTACAGCAACAAGAAAACCGCGTTCGCCGGTCGGCAATAGATATATGGCAACAGCAATTCGCTAATTTCTCTAATGGTGAAACACGCTCTTACATTGGTAACATTTCCACATCAGAGAAAAATAATAAATTGACAGTGCAACTTCAGGTGTTTAGTAGTAAAGAATACACATCAGATGAACAAAATAATTTTATTCAACAGTTAGCCTCACGTCTAGGAAAACCGACGGAATTGGTAGCACTCAAGTTAATTGAAATCCCCACAGCATCTAGTGAACTTTTACGTCCAATACCTGAAGATAAACCACCTGAACCAGTTATTACCGTCGCCCAATTACAATCAAGTTTCCTGCAAGAAGTCCAGTCAGCCTTGGGTGAAATGCGACTTCCCCAACCAGCGCAGATGATTAATTATGAGTTAATTACTATTCCCTATGAACCATTACGCATTCGGTTGGTGTATTTGAGTGAACGTGATATTGAAAAAGATGCCCAAGTTTTACTGGCTGATAATGTCAGGAGTAAGCTAGATTACCAGTCTGCGCTAGTCAGTATGCAGAGAATAGCAACTAATTTGGGAGTGATATCTTTTGAGCGTGATCAGTCTACACTGACACCAGATAACGCCAAGCTGTTAGATCGGGCTGGACAAATTTTACAGCAATTCCCTAACCTGCAACTGGAAATCATGGTTAACCAAGAACTAGAGGAACAGCAAGAGATTGTGCAACTGCGATCGCAAACCATTACAGATTACCTCAAAACCAATTGGCAAATTAATAGCGATCGCCTAATTTTAGGAGTCGGAACAGAGCCACAACGCAGCACAATACTCAAACTCACGGTAAAATCACTGAGAAAACCACCCATAGAAACCATACCGGAAACATTTTAA
- a CDS encoding DUF4112 domain-containing protein: MPHASPVDYNAQAATLKRLRQVSRLLDKVIAIPGTPIAVGLDPIIGFIPVGGDVLGLLLASYIVVEAARLGIPKKTLSKMVVNIIIDSLVGSIPVLGDIFDFAWTANEYNIKLIEQHMNYL, encoded by the coding sequence ATGCCCCATGCTTCTCCTGTTGACTATAATGCTCAAGCAGCAACTTTAAAGCGTCTACGTCAAGTGAGTCGCCTTTTAGATAAAGTTATTGCTATTCCCGGTACACCAATTGCCGTTGGTTTAGATCCAATTATCGGATTTATACCAGTTGGTGGTGATGTTTTAGGTCTTTTACTTGCTAGTTACATTGTCGTGGAAGCAGCAAGACTGGGGATTCCTAAAAAAACTTTAAGTAAGATGGTTGTGAATATTATTATTGATAGTTTAGTAGGTAGTATCCCTGTTTTGGGTGATATTTTTGATTTTGCTTGGACAGCTAATGAGTATAATATTAAGTTAATAGAACAACACATGAACTACCTCTAG
- the tnpA gene encoding IS200/IS605 family transposase, protein MVARKGSHSVFSVHLHFVFVTKYRRKTITAPILKRLQEIFANVCIKTKCRLIEFSGEVDHVHLLIDFHPDNNLSSLVGSLKSASSRIIQKEFSEHLSTFYRKPVFWSSSYYVASTSGAPIEKIKQYIQSQDVPNK, encoded by the coding sequence GTGGTTGCCAGAAAAGGTTCTCATTCGGTTTTCTCTGTTCACCTACACTTTGTATTTGTGACTAAATACAGACGTAAAACAATAACTGCACCAATACTGAAACGGTTACAAGAAATATTTGCTAATGTTTGCATAAAAACCAAATGCAGACTAATTGAGTTTTCAGGAGAAGTAGACCATGTTCATCTGCTAATTGATTTTCATCCAGATAACAATCTATCTTCTCTTGTAGGGAGCTTAAAATCGGCTTCTAGCCGAATTATTCAGAAAGAATTTTCAGAACATTTATCTACTTTTTATAGAAAACCTGTTTTTTGGTCGAGTTCATATTATGTTGCTTCTACTAGTGGCGCACCAATTGAAAAAATCAAGCAATACATACAATCTCAAGACGTGCCTAACAAATAA
- a CDS encoding DNA adenine methylase — translation MNKPINSPFRYAGGKFYARNLILRHITPHSYYVEPFAGGGSIFFAKQKVVNNWLNDIDEAIINTYLIIRDQPEELISYLDGEQATKERHSYYKNEFHPQNQLEAAARWFYLNRTSYSGIMKQQNCYWGYGDKYSMRPENWPRNIRRTSEKLQDVKITNLDFEQVIETVPDNTFLFIDPPYFNADQDKFYTHSFSKDDHYRLCKILKKHHNRIYFLLTYDNTTEVRDLYEWAIEMHDKEWNYTISRTDDQKKGQKKGDNFKGARYKGKEVFILNYDSTANFFDQPKQLVIGF, via the coding sequence ATGAATAAGCCTATAAATTCACCATTCCGCTATGCCGGGGGTAAATTTTATGCTCGTAACTTGATACTGAGACATATTACGCCTCATTCATACTATGTTGAACCTTTTGCGGGAGGAGGTTCTATTTTTTTCGCCAAACAAAAAGTAGTCAATAATTGGTTAAATGATATTGATGAAGCAATTATAAATACATATTTAATTATTAGAGATCAACCTGAAGAGCTAATTAGTTATTTAGATGGCGAACAAGCCACTAAAGAGAGGCATTCTTATTATAAAAATGAATTTCATCCCCAAAACCAACTGGAAGCAGCCGCGAGATGGTTTTACTTAAATCGCACCTCTTACTCAGGAATTATGAAGCAGCAGAACTGCTATTGGGGATATGGTGATAAATATAGTATGCGTCCAGAGAACTGGCCTAGAAATATCCGTAGAACTTCAGAAAAGCTGCAAGATGTTAAGATTACTAATTTAGATTTTGAACAAGTTATAGAAACTGTACCTGATAATACTTTCTTATTTATTGATCCTCCATATTTTAATGCTGATCAAGATAAGTTTTATACTCACTCTTTTTCAAAAGATGATCACTATCGCCTATGTAAAATACTCAAAAAGCATCATAATAGGATTTATTTTTTATTAACTTATGATAATACTACTGAAGTTAGAGACTTGTATGAGTGGGCAATAGAAATGCACGATAAAGAATGGAATTACACAATAAGTAGAACGGATGACCAAAAAAAAGGTCAGAAAAAAGGGGATAACTTCAAAGGTGCGCGTTATAAAGGTAAGGAAGTATTTATATTGAATTACGATTCTACTGCAAACTTTTTCGATCAGCCAAAGCAATTAGTGATCGGATTTTAA
- a CDS encoding YihY/virulence factor BrkB family protein translates to MPQPRFVSFFRHLNWRTFKKTIARTIKRRLLGLASEIAFNAMLSLFPAILAVLTAIGLLEESLQNTFKQLAEQVSQVAPEEAMTLIKDFASQEIAHSKNSGLFSLSFVIALWTASGAVSTAMTAFDQIHQIPPEKTRPFWKAKIISLGLTVGTILLLVLASFLVFLSDLLLGFVVSGNSSLIFLLYIWKLLRWPLALGIVATAFSFIYRYGTSVWKSGTPIIPGAMIAAVFWAILSALFRQYVANFGNYNKVYGAVGTVIVLMLWLWMSAAVLLIGDQLNVTVGEDIRSKLPKNSAKDVNFPQEVGRNIDS, encoded by the coding sequence ATGCCACAGCCTCGCTTTGTCAGCTTCTTTCGGCATCTAAATTGGCGTACATTCAAAAAAACCATTGCTAGAACCATCAAAAGACGACTCTTAGGACTGGCTTCAGAAATTGCCTTTAATGCGATGTTATCTTTGTTTCCGGCAATATTGGCAGTCCTCACAGCCATTGGTTTACTGGAAGAATCGTTGCAAAACACCTTCAAGCAACTAGCTGAACAAGTCAGTCAAGTCGCGCCAGAAGAAGCAATGACATTGATTAAAGACTTTGCTAGCCAAGAAATTGCCCACTCTAAGAATAGTGGGTTATTTTCTTTGAGTTTCGTCATTGCCCTTTGGACAGCATCAGGGGCTGTAAGCACTGCCATGACAGCCTTTGATCAAATTCATCAAATCCCACCAGAAAAAACTCGTCCCTTTTGGAAAGCCAAAATCATCTCATTAGGATTGACGGTAGGCACAATTTTGCTACTGGTATTAGCTTCTTTCTTAGTATTTCTCAGTGACTTACTCTTGGGATTTGTAGTCAGTGGTAACTCATCTTTAATTTTCTTACTGTATATCTGGAAATTGTTGCGCTGGCCTTTAGCTTTAGGTATTGTGGCTACAGCATTTAGCTTTATTTACCGCTACGGGACTAGCGTTTGGAAATCAGGCACACCAATAATTCCAGGGGCAATGATTGCAGCCGTGTTTTGGGCAATTTTGTCTGCTTTATTTCGGCAATATGTCGCGAATTTCGGTAACTATAACAAAGTTTATGGTGCAGTCGGCACAGTAATCGTTTTAATGCTGTGGCTGTGGATGAGTGCGGCTGTTTTATTAATAGGCGATCAATTAAATGTAACTGTCGGTGAAGATATTCGCTCTAAATTGCCTAAAAATTCGGCAAAAGACGTTAATTTTCCCCAGGAGGTAGGAAGAAATATTGACTCCTAA
- a CDS encoding helix-turn-helix domain-containing protein codes for MKNEILTRFGQRVRDERLKQGLSQEELAEKAGLHRTYIGMIERAEKNITLINIDKLAKALELTIDNLLKGVS; via the coding sequence ATGAAGAATGAGATACTTACAAGATTTGGTCAAAGAGTAAGAGATGAAAGGTTAAAGCAAGGTCTTTCACAGGAAGAATTAGCTGAAAAAGCAGGACTTCATAGAACATATATAGGCATGATTGAAAGAGCCGAGAAAAACATTACCCTCATCAACATTGACAAACTTGCTAAGGCTCTGGAACTCACAATTGATAATTTGTTAAAGGGAGTTAGCTAA